The segment TACAATTTCACCGGGATGCAATTGCGCTAGTGATGTAGGATTACCACATCCAAACGAAGTATTTACCATTTCTGTCGGTAAACAAGCCACCTCATTAGGAGTATACAAACCGTCAGTAATCATGCTGGCAAAACTGTTATCTAAACTTTTTTTCACTGTAATCGCTTTAGCATATTTTTGACGAATCTCTTTATGTATTTCATCACGATCCATCATTTACCCTCCTACTCCAATTCTTTTCACGCTAAGCTTTCTGAACCGATGTTCCTGCTCAATCTGCCGCCTAAGAATCAGACGGCAGATTGAGTAAAACAAAGTTAATTTTGTTCACGTTGCTGTTTAGACCGATTTTTACGAACATAATAGATGGCTATACCAAAAATAATGGCCACAGTCACGAGGCTTGCTTCATGTCCATAGTCACGTAAAATATGCCAATTTTCCCCCAAAACCATACCGGCATAAATAATAGCAATCGTCCAGGGAAGAGAACCAAGCAAGGTATAGAGCATAAACTTCGGAAAATTAACTTTGGCAAAACCAGCCGGAAGGGAAATAAATGTCCGTACAACAGGTAAAAGTCTGGCAAAAAAAACAGCAAACAAACCGTATTTATCAAACCAATCCTGAGCCAGACGAATTTTTCGTTCTGATAATAATACGTACTTTCCATATTTATAGACAAAACGTGGTCCGCCGTAATAACCAATATAGTAAGATACAGCTGAACCAAGCAGACCACCCAGTATGCCATAAAAGATGGCTAAGTTAAAGTCTAATTGACCACGAAATACTAAATATCCTGCAAAACCAAAAATGAGTTCACTAGGAATAGGAATATTGGCACTTTCTAAGGCCATTCCAATTAAAATAGCCGGATACCCCCATACTTCGATATAGCTTGTCACAAATTGGAACAATTGTTCCATGAAAAAGTCCCCCTTTAGTGTAATCATTGAAAATAGGTTGTCCATTTTACTGCGAAATAAAAAGACTCCCGGCATGGCCAAGAGTCTTTCGGATGCACAATTTTATTATATATGATTTAGACAATAAAAGC is part of the Pelorhabdus rhamnosifermentans genome and harbors:
- a CDS encoding DedA family protein, encoding MEQLFQFVTSYIEVWGYPAILIGMALESANIPIPSELIFGFAGYLVFRGQLDFNLAIFYGILGGLLGSAVSYYIGYYGGPRFVYKYGKYVLLSERKIRLAQDWFDKYGLFAVFFARLLPVVRTFISLPAGFAKVNFPKFMLYTLLGSLPWTIAIIYAGMVLGENWHILRDYGHEASLVTVAIIFGIAIYYVRKNRSKQQREQN